A DNA window from Bradyrhizobium barranii subsp. barranii contains the following coding sequences:
- a CDS encoding long-chain-acyl-CoA synthetase: MDGMTTGVIEQPKVARAPSASKIWLKAIELTARIETLPGRLFADVVDDWAQRQPDRTALVADETTIDYAGLSKRINRYARWARSAGVAKGDAVALIMPNGIDYVAAWLGISRVGGVVALINTKLVGQSLAHCVDVARPSHVIVAHELVEALDGASPHLKTEAKVWTHGDARGERAIDVALAALEDGPLSPDEHGNVTINDRALLIYTSGTTGLPKAASISHRRILNWGFWFAGLTGATPQDRLYDCLPLFHSVGGIVAPCSMLAAGGSVVIAEKFSASNFWPDIVRHDCTLFQYIGELCRYLLKAAPSEYENRHRLRLVCGNGLRGDIWEDFQNRFAIPRILEFYAATEGNFSLFNVEGQPGAIGRVPPLLAHRFPAGLVKLDPDSGAPLRNEEGFCVACARGEAGEAIGRIGTADEGGGRFEGYTDAGETEKKILRDVFAKGDAWFRTGDLMRLDDKGFFHFVDRIGDTFRWKGENVATSEVNDAVRDFTGVIDATTYGVSIPGTDGRAGMSAIVVNEGFDIEGLPAHLAQRLPAYARPVFIRISRELDATETFKQKKGELAREGFDPGLIGEPLFMLDPKSGGYIALDADVYAGIIDGAIRF, encoded by the coding sequence ATGGACGGCATGACCACCGGCGTCATCGAGCAACCGAAAGTCGCGCGCGCACCTTCGGCTTCAAAGATCTGGCTGAAGGCGATCGAGCTCACCGCACGCATCGAGACGCTGCCGGGCCGGCTGTTCGCCGACGTCGTCGACGATTGGGCGCAGCGTCAGCCCGATCGCACCGCGCTGGTCGCAGATGAGACAACGATCGACTACGCGGGCCTCTCGAAGCGCATCAACCGCTATGCGCGCTGGGCGCGCTCGGCCGGCGTGGCCAAGGGGGATGCCGTCGCGCTGATCATGCCGAACGGCATCGACTATGTTGCCGCGTGGCTCGGCATCAGCCGGGTCGGCGGCGTGGTCGCGCTGATCAACACCAAGCTCGTCGGCCAGTCGCTCGCGCATTGCGTCGATGTAGCCAGGCCGTCGCATGTCATCGTCGCGCACGAGCTCGTAGAGGCGTTGGACGGCGCGTCGCCGCACCTGAAGACAGAAGCAAAAGTCTGGACCCATGGCGATGCCCGCGGCGAGCGCGCGATCGACGTCGCACTTGCCGCGCTCGAGGACGGGCCGCTCTCGCCGGACGAGCATGGCAATGTGACGATCAACGACCGTGCCCTGCTGATCTACACCTCCGGGACCACCGGCCTGCCGAAGGCGGCGAGCATCAGCCACCGCCGCATCCTCAACTGGGGCTTCTGGTTCGCCGGCCTGACCGGCGCCACGCCGCAGGACCGGCTCTATGATTGCCTGCCGCTGTTCCACTCGGTCGGCGGCATCGTCGCGCCGTGCAGCATGCTCGCCGCCGGCGGCTCCGTGGTGATCGCGGAAAAATTCTCGGCCTCGAACTTCTGGCCCGACATCGTGCGGCACGATTGCACGCTGTTCCAGTACATCGGCGAGCTCTGCCGCTACCTTCTGAAGGCGGCGCCGTCCGAATACGAGAACCGTCATCGCCTGCGGCTCGTCTGCGGCAACGGCCTGCGCGGCGACATCTGGGAGGATTTCCAGAACCGCTTCGCCATTCCGCGCATCCTCGAATTCTATGCGGCGACGGAAGGCAATTTCTCGCTGTTCAACGTCGAGGGCCAACCGGGTGCGATCGGCCGCGTTCCGCCGCTGCTCGCGCATCGCTTTCCGGCGGGTCTCGTCAAGCTCGATCCTGATAGCGGCGCGCCGCTGCGCAATGAAGAAGGCTTTTGCGTTGCGTGCGCCCGGGGCGAGGCCGGCGAAGCCATCGGCCGCATCGGCACCGCGGATGAAGGCGGCGGCCGTTTCGAGGGCTATACCGACGCGGGCGAAACCGAGAAGAAGATTTTGCGCGACGTCTTCGCCAAGGGCGATGCCTGGTTCCGCACCGGTGATCTGATGCGGCTCGACGACAAGGGTTTCTTCCATTTCGTCGACCGCATCGGCGACACCTTTCGTTGGAAGGGTGAGAACGTCGCGACATCGGAAGTCAACGACGCCGTGCGCGATTTCACCGGCGTGATCGATGCCACCACCTACGGCGTCAGCATCCCCGGCACCGATGGCCGCGCCGGCATGAGTGCCATCGTCGTCAACGAGGGGTTTGACATCGAGGGGCTGCCCGCCCATCTCGCGCAGCGCTTGCCGGCTTACGCCCGCCCCGTCTTCATCCGTATTTCGCGCGAGCTCGATGCGACCGAGACGTTCAAGCAGAAGAAGGGCGAACTGGCCCGGGAGGGCTTTGATCCGGGGCTGATAGGCGAGCCGCTGTTCATGCTCGACCCGAAATCCGGCGGCTACATCGCCTTGGACGCGGACGTGTACGCAGGGATCATCGATGGCGCGATCAGGTTTTAG
- a CDS encoding acyl carrier protein, whose protein sequence is MSVRSKVIEAIQQIAKEQHVTLPALSDDLSLHETGFDSLAFAILVARLEDETGVDPFTISEDVAFPATVGDFVRAYENVPA, encoded by the coding sequence ATGTCGGTAAGGTCTAAGGTCATCGAAGCGATCCAGCAGATCGCCAAGGAGCAGCACGTCACGCTTCCTGCACTCTCGGACGATCTGTCCCTGCACGAGACGGGTTTCGATTCCCTCGCCTTCGCGATTCTGGTGGCGCGCCTCGAGGACGAGACCGGCGTCGATCCCTTCACCATTTCCGAGGACGTTGCGTTCCCCGCCACGGTGGGCGATTTCGTGCGGGCCTACGAAAATGTCCCCGCGTGA
- a CDS encoding class I adenylate-forming enzyme family protein, with amino-acid sequence MSPREIFALRDYLSPELKGRTISDAHHVVSLTDVLPHTVLGGRLRELAGRSVLLKLSDQLKSGLAMIELDGVARRMLLCPPDLNPAHLDALIADAEIDAVVIDEPAQWVAKAVALVVTAQLPLQAATPAKTERATEWLMLTSGTSGVPKIAGHTLEALTGAIVAEGPARGPAPVWATFYDIRRYGGLQIFLRAVLSGGSMVLSDPHEALGDHVARLNARRVTHISGTPSHWRKLLMSGSAAQFAPGYVRLSGEIADQAVLDGLKAAFPKSSVGHAYASTEAGVGFAVNDGLEGFPADYLGNRNGVEMKVVDGSLRIRSTRTAHAYIGRNAAALTDDDGFVDSGDIVELRGDRYYFVGRRGGIINIGGLKVHPEEIEAVINRHADVRMSRAKSRRSPITGGIVVADVILADGTDQARVKEIRDQILDQCRAQLASHKVPAVIRFVEALDVTPAGKLARTDA; translated from the coding sequence ATGTCCCCGCGTGAGATTTTTGCGCTCCGCGACTATCTGAGCCCGGAGCTCAAGGGCCGCACGATCTCCGATGCCCATCATGTGGTGTCGCTGACGGATGTGCTGCCGCATACGGTTCTGGGCGGCCGCCTGCGTGAGCTGGCGGGCCGCTCTGTCCTGCTGAAGCTGTCGGACCAGCTCAAATCGGGCCTCGCCATGATCGAGCTCGATGGTGTCGCGCGGCGCATGCTGCTGTGCCCGCCCGATCTCAATCCGGCGCATCTCGACGCGCTGATCGCGGACGCCGAGATCGATGCCGTCGTCATCGACGAGCCCGCGCAATGGGTCGCAAAGGCGGTCGCGCTCGTCGTCACCGCGCAACTGCCGCTTCAGGCCGCCACGCCGGCCAAGACCGAACGCGCCACGGAATGGCTGATGCTGACGTCCGGCACGTCGGGCGTACCAAAAATCGCCGGCCATACGCTGGAAGCATTGACGGGTGCCATCGTCGCCGAAGGCCCTGCGCGCGGACCCGCGCCGGTCTGGGCGACATTCTACGACATTCGCCGCTATGGCGGCCTGCAGATCTTCCTGCGCGCGGTTCTCTCCGGCGGCTCGATGGTGCTGTCCGATCCGCATGAAGCGCTCGGCGACCACGTCGCGCGGCTGAACGCGCGCCGCGTCACCCATATCTCCGGCACGCCCTCGCACTGGCGTAAGCTCTTGATGAGCGGCTCGGCCGCACAGTTCGCGCCGGGATACGTCCGTCTGTCCGGCGAGATCGCCGACCAGGCGGTGCTCGACGGCCTGAAGGCCGCGTTCCCCAAATCCTCCGTCGGTCACGCCTATGCCTCGACCGAGGCAGGCGTCGGCTTTGCCGTCAATGACGGGCTGGAGGGCTTTCCGGCTGATTATCTCGGCAACCGCAACGGCGTCGAGATGAAGGTCGTGGATGGCTCGCTGCGCATCCGCTCGACGCGCACGGCGCATGCTTACATCGGCCGCAATGCGGCCGCGCTGACCGATGACGACGGGTTCGTCGATAGCGGCGACATCGTGGAGCTGCGCGGTGACCGCTATTATTTCGTCGGCCGCCGCGGCGGCATCATCAATATCGGCGGGCTGAAGGTTCATCCCGAGGAGATCGAGGCGGTCATCAACCGCCATGCCGACGTGCGGATGTCGCGGGCGAAATCGCGCCGCAGCCCGATCACCGGCGGCATCGTCGTCGCCGATGTGATCCTTGCCGACGGCACCGATCAGGCGCGGGTGAAGGAGATCCGCGACCAGATCCTGGATCAGTGCCGCGCGCAGCTCGCGTCCCACAAGGTGCCGGCGGTGATCCGCTTCGTCGAGGCGCTCGACGTCACCCCGGCCGGAAAACTGGCGCGCACCGATGCATAA
- a CDS encoding SDR family NAD(P)-dependent oxidoreductase — protein sequence MHNVLVTGGSRGIGLAIGRRLADVGYNVIAAARRESEELRAAIGLSEGRLHFRACDLAVIDAIPAFAKLIRDEFGPIYGLVNNAGLGTEGLLATMHNSEIEALVQLNVLSPIILSKYVARQMMADGAGRIINMSSIIATTGYNGLSVYGATKAAATGFTRSLAREVGKLGITVNAIAPGFIDTELTHNLSDEGRKRIAGRSALRRLPETDDVARMVEYLLGEGGRNVTGTVFTIDAGNTA from the coding sequence ATGCATAATGTCCTCGTCACCGGCGGCAGCCGCGGCATCGGCCTTGCGATCGGCAGGCGGCTGGCTGATGTCGGTTATAATGTGATTGCGGCGGCACGACGCGAGAGCGAAGAGCTCAGGGCGGCGATCGGCCTCTCCGAAGGGCGCCTGCATTTCCGCGCCTGCGATCTCGCCGTGATCGACGCGATCCCGGCGTTCGCGAAGCTTATCCGCGACGAGTTCGGCCCGATCTACGGCCTCGTCAACAATGCTGGCCTCGGCACCGAAGGCCTGCTCGCCACCATGCACAATTCCGAGATCGAGGCGCTGGTGCAGCTCAACGTGCTGTCGCCGATCATCCTCTCCAAATATGTCGCGCGCCAGATGATGGCCGACGGCGCCGGCCGCATCATCAATATGTCCTCGATCATCGCGACCACGGGCTACAACGGCCTGTCCGTCTACGGCGCGACCAAGGCCGCCGCCACCGGCTTCACCCGCTCGCTCGCGCGCGAGGTCGGCAAGCTCGGCATCACCGTGAATGCGATTGCGCCGGGCTTCATCGACACCGAGCTGACCCACAATCTCTCCGACGAAGGACGCAAGCGCATCGCCGGCCGCAGCGCGCTGCGTCGCCTGCCGGAGACCGATGATGTCGCGCGCATGGTCGAATATCTCCTCGGCGAGGGCGGTCGCAACGTCACCGGCACCGTGTTCACGATCGATGCGGGGAATACGGCGTAA
- a CDS encoding DUF3095 domain-containing protein, with protein sequence MTSGESFYGSIPVFRGFTSLMDPALYAPLPDDWNIGVADIVDSTKAIAAQRYKAVNMAGAAVIAAVTNALEGREFPFVFGGDGASFAVAPSDVERAREALAATATWVREDLDLKMRVALVPVSAIRAQGLDVRVARFGPSANLSYAMFSGGGLAWADAAMKRGEFAVAEAPAGTQPDLSGLSCRFEVMPSARGLILSVLVMPARGVDPHAFRKVIEDIIHLVERSPDGGRPVPPQGPPLKWPPQGLEFEARTKRGGPLVARRARVLAYTLFVYLIMRFDLNVGGFVPNVYKRQVVENSDFRKYDDGLRMILDCTPQLERALSDRLAAAARDGIVRYGLYQQDAAMMTCFTPSALRSDHVHFIDGARGGYASAATALKAMMA encoded by the coding sequence ATGACATCAGGCGAATCCTTCTACGGCAGCATTCCCGTCTTTCGCGGCTTCACCAGCCTGATGGACCCCGCGCTCTATGCGCCGCTGCCGGATGATTGGAACATCGGCGTCGCCGATATCGTCGATTCCACCAAGGCGATTGCGGCGCAGCGCTACAAGGCGGTCAACATGGCCGGTGCGGCCGTGATCGCGGCGGTGACGAACGCATTGGAGGGGCGCGAATTCCCCTTCGTGTTCGGCGGCGACGGCGCGAGCTTTGCGGTCGCGCCTTCTGATGTCGAACGCGCCCGCGAGGCGCTGGCCGCGACCGCAACCTGGGTGCGGGAAGACCTCGATCTGAAGATGCGCGTCGCGCTGGTGCCGGTGAGTGCGATCCGCGCCCAAGGGCTCGACGTGCGCGTCGCGCGCTTCGGTCCGTCGGCCAATCTGTCCTATGCGATGTTTTCCGGCGGCGGGCTCGCCTGGGCCGACGCCGCCATGAAGCGCGGCGAGTTCGCGGTCGCCGAGGCGCCCGCCGGCACGCAGCCCGATCTTTCCGGCTTGTCCTGCCGCTTCGAGGTGATGCCGTCCGCGCGCGGTCTGATCCTGTCGGTGCTGGTGATGCCGGCGCGCGGTGTCGATCCGCATGCTTTCCGCAAGGTGATCGAGGACATCATTCATCTCGTCGAGCGCAGCCCGGATGGCGGCCGCCCGGTGCCGCCGCAGGGGCCGCCGCTGAAATGGCCGCCGCAGGGGCTGGAATTCGAAGCCCGCACCAAACGCGGCGGTCCGCTGGTCGCGCGCCGCGCCCGCGTGCTGGCCTACACGCTGTTCGTCTATCTGATCATGCGTTTCGACCTCAACGTCGGCGGTTTCGTGCCAAACGTCTACAAGCGCCAGGTGGTCGAGAATTCAGACTTCCGCAAATATGACGACGGCCTGCGCATGATCCTCGACTGCACCCCGCAGCTCGAGCGCGCGTTGAGCGACCGTCTCGCGGCTGCGGCGCGCGACGGCATCGTGCGCTACGGCCTCTACCAGCAGGACGCCGCGATGATGACCTGTTTCACGCCGTCGGCGCTGCGCAGCGACCACGTCCATTTCATCGACGGCGCGCGCGGCGGCTACGCGTCGGCGGCGACGGCGTTGAAGGCGATGATGGCCTAA
- a CDS encoding DUF2147 domain-containing protein — MFGRFAILSVILTTLFGATAAHAQSADGTWLTQAGDARVKISKCGGGICGHIVWLREPYDTATGQPATDSKNPNPALAKRAMIGLPLFSGMEPSGPNKWSGQIYNADDGSTYASNVSVTGADSLRVEGCVGALCGGETWTRAGR; from the coding sequence ATGTTCGGCAGATTCGCCATCCTTTCCGTCATCCTGACTACGCTGTTTGGTGCGACTGCCGCCCACGCGCAGAGCGCCGATGGGACCTGGCTGACCCAGGCCGGCGATGCGCGCGTCAAGATCAGCAAATGCGGCGGCGGCATCTGCGGCCATATCGTCTGGCTGCGCGAGCCCTATGACACCGCGACCGGCCAGCCTGCGACCGACAGCAAGAATCCCAATCCCGCGCTCGCCAAACGCGCGATGATCGGCTTACCGCTGTTCAGCGGCATGGAGCCCTCAGGGCCGAACAAATGGTCGGGCCAGATCTACAATGCCGATGACGGCAGCACATATGCGAGCAACGTCTCCGTGACTGGTGCGGATTCGCTGCGGGTCGAAGGCTGCGTCGGCGCGCTCTGTGGCGGCGAGACCTGGACGCGCGCGGGACGGTAA
- a CDS encoding MATE family efflux transporter: MTIDASADAAPPRAPVASPIASLLTAPILPTLLRLAIPNMIAMVGSTLVAIAETSYIGRLGTIPLAAIALVFPFAMLTQMMSAGAMGGGVSSAISRALGAGDRDRAATLALHAAIIGLCGGLFFTVMMLAFGRSFFTLLGGRERVLEEASGYSQMLFSGAVAIWLVNTLASVIRGTGDMRLPSMILIGASTLQIALGGTLGLGLFGVKQFGMPGVAAGQLIAFTCAAIFFLWYLLSGRSRLPLKVRAFHFERAMFLDILKVGAVACLSPLQTVLTILIFTKILATFGTEMLAGYGIGSRLEFLLIPITFAFGIASVPMVGMAMGAGHVKRARRVAWTAAAASGLTVGLIGLVIALDPALWVSLFTGDPGVTAAAHSYFHWAGPAFVFFGMGVSLYFSSQGAARVGGPVLASTARLLIVAIGGVGLMMAQAPAWTLFALVGGAMVVFGLSTAASVAFARWGK, translated from the coding sequence ATGACGATCGACGCCTCCGCAGACGCCGCGCCGCCACGTGCACCGGTCGCTTCCCCCATTGCGAGCCTGCTGACGGCGCCGATCCTGCCGACACTGCTGCGGCTCGCGATCCCCAACATGATCGCGATGGTCGGCAGCACGCTGGTTGCGATTGCCGAGACCTCCTATATCGGCCGGCTCGGCACCATTCCGCTAGCGGCGATCGCGCTGGTGTTTCCGTTCGCGATGCTGACGCAGATGATGAGCGCGGGCGCAATGGGCGGTGGCGTTTCGTCCGCGATCAGCCGCGCGCTCGGCGCAGGCGATCGTGACCGCGCCGCGACGCTGGCGCTGCATGCCGCCATCATCGGCCTCTGCGGCGGGCTGTTCTTCACGGTGATGATGCTAGCTTTCGGCCGCAGCTTCTTCACGCTGCTCGGCGGACGCGAGCGCGTGCTCGAGGAAGCCAGCGGCTATTCACAAATGCTGTTCTCCGGCGCGGTCGCGATCTGGCTCGTCAACACGCTGGCCTCGGTGATCCGCGGCACCGGCGACATGCGCCTGCCTTCGATGATTCTGATCGGGGCGAGCACGCTCCAGATCGCGCTCGGCGGCACGCTGGGGCTCGGCCTGTTCGGCGTGAAGCAATTCGGCATGCCCGGTGTCGCCGCCGGCCAGTTGATCGCCTTCACCTGCGCGGCGATCTTCTTCCTCTGGTATCTCCTGTCCGGCCGCAGCCGGCTGCCGCTGAAGGTCCGCGCCTTCCATTTCGAACGCGCGATGTTCCTGGACATCCTCAAGGTCGGCGCGGTCGCCTGCCTGTCGCCGCTCCAGACCGTGCTCACGATTCTGATCTTCACAAAAATCCTCGCGACCTTCGGCACCGAGATGCTGGCCGGCTACGGCATCGGCTCGCGGCTGGAATTCCTGCTGATCCCGATCACCTTCGCCTTCGGCATCGCCTCGGTGCCGATGGTCGGCATGGCGATGGGCGCCGGACATGTGAAACGCGCGCGGCGTGTCGCCTGGACCGCGGCCGCGGCTTCGGGATTGACCGTCGGCCTGATCGGCCTCGTCATCGCGCTTGATCCGGCGCTGTGGGTATCGCTCTTCACCGGGGATCCCGGCGTCACCGCGGCGGCGCACAGCTATTTCCACTGGGCCGGTCCGGCCTTCGTGTTCTTCGGCATGGGCGTGTCGCTGTATTTTTCCTCGCAAGGCGCGGCGCGCGTCGGCGGTCCGGTGCTCGCCTCCACGGCGCGGCTTCTGATCGTCGCGATCGGCGGCGTCGGCCTGATGATGGCGCAGGCGCCGGCCTGGACGTTGTTCGCACTGGTCGGCGGCGCCATGGTCGTGTTCGGACTTTCGACCGCAGCCTCGGTCGCCTTCGCCCGCTGGGGCAAATGA
- a CDS encoding GNAT family N-acetyltransferase — translation MSIEIDILNGDASWRIAQPLLSAVWGRDAAEKPSWSHVKWANADLRVLIETPEDGLVCHVGIYFRTVTWNGQKVHIGGIGGVCTREDRRGRGYATMAIDAAIHTMRANEAVRFGLLFSELNNFAFYEARSWLPFKGEVYCEQPEGQIRFDYMAPYVFNIVRAPTLGTIDLCGLPW, via the coding sequence ATGAGCATCGAGATCGACATCCTGAACGGCGACGCTTCGTGGCGGATCGCACAGCCCCTGCTCAGCGCGGTCTGGGGACGCGACGCCGCCGAGAAGCCGTCGTGGAGCCACGTTAAATGGGCCAATGCCGACCTTCGCGTGCTGATCGAGACGCCCGAGGACGGCCTCGTCTGCCACGTCGGCATCTACTTCCGTACCGTCACCTGGAATGGACAGAAGGTTCACATCGGCGGCATCGGCGGGGTCTGCACCCGCGAGGACCGGCGCGGCCGCGGCTACGCGACCATGGCGATCGACGCAGCCATCCACACCATGCGCGCCAACGAGGCGGTCCGTTTCGGGCTGCTGTTCTCCGAACTGAACAATTTTGCGTTCTACGAGGCCCGCAGCTGGCTGCCCTTCAAGGGCGAGGTCTATTGCGAGCAGCCGGAGGGTCAGATCCGCTTCGACTACATGGCGCCCTACGTCTTCAACATCGTCCGCGCGCCGACGCTGGGCACCATCGACCTATGCGGCCTGCCGTGGTGA
- a CDS encoding superoxide dismutase translates to MTFTLPPLPYAYDALGQFMSKETLEFHHDKHHQAYVTNGNNALKGTEWEGKSLEEIVKGSFGKNPAVFNNAGQHYNHIHFWSWMKPNGGGTKLPGKLEKKINEDLGGFEKFKTDFQAAGVGQFGSGWAWLQVKNGKLEIAKTPNGENPLVHGATPILGVDVWEHSYYIDYRNRRPDYLKAFVENLVNWEYVESLFDKA, encoded by the coding sequence ATGACCTTTACGCTGCCCCCACTCCCTTACGCCTATGACGCCCTCGGCCAGTTCATGTCGAAGGAGACGCTGGAATTCCACCACGACAAGCATCATCAGGCCTACGTCACCAACGGCAACAACGCGCTTAAGGGCACCGAATGGGAAGGCAAGTCCCTTGAGGAGATCGTCAAGGGCTCGTTCGGCAAGAACCCGGCCGTGTTCAACAATGCCGGCCAGCACTACAACCACATCCACTTCTGGAGCTGGATGAAGCCCAATGGCGGCGGCACCAAGCTGCCGGGCAAGCTCGAGAAGAAGATCAACGAGGACCTCGGTGGCTTCGAGAAGTTCAAGACGGACTTCCAGGCGGCCGGCGTTGGCCAGTTCGGCTCCGGCTGGGCCTGGCTCCAGGTCAAGAACGGCAAGCTCGAGATCGCCAAGACCCCGAACGGCGAGAATCCGCTGGTGCACGGCGCCACCCCGATCCTCGGCGTGGACGTCTGGGAGCACTCCTACTACATCGACTATCGCAACCGCCGTCCGGACTATCTGAAGGCGTTCGTCGAGAACCTCGTGAACTGGGAATACGTCGAGTCCCTGTTCGACAAGGCCTGA
- a CDS encoding permease codes for MSEPSPNNPAPAEDAESEPRPGRVRKPIGWSTIIIAVLVAVSAGLVWRRDGTVGVLEILTHDLSLFGGILPRVLAGCLLGAFISEILPHEKVSRSLGPKSGLMGLLIGTAFGAILPGGPFTAYPVASALLAVGADFGATIAMVVSWTLIGYGRAVAWEIPIMGTDFTLWRILISLPLPVLAGALGRFVYVRIYPQPAAKDDEN; via the coding sequence TTGTCAGAGCCTTCCCCGAACAATCCTGCGCCTGCCGAGGACGCGGAGTCCGAGCCGCGGCCGGGGCGTGTGCGCAAGCCGATCGGCTGGTCGACCATCATCATCGCGGTGCTGGTGGCGGTGAGCGCGGGCCTGGTCTGGCGGCGTGATGGCACGGTCGGTGTCCTGGAGATTCTTACGCACGACCTCTCGCTGTTCGGCGGCATCCTGCCGCGCGTGCTGGCCGGCTGCCTGCTCGGGGCCTTCATCTCCGAAATCCTGCCGCACGAAAAAGTCTCGCGCTCGCTCGGGCCGAAATCCGGCCTGATGGGCCTTCTGATCGGCACCGCCTTCGGTGCGATCCTGCCGGGCGGACCCTTCACCGCCTATCCCGTGGCGAGCGCGCTGCTCGCCGTCGGCGCCGATTTCGGCGCCACCATCGCCATGGTCGTGAGCTGGACCCTGATCGGCTACGGCCGCGCGGTGGCCTGGGAAATCCCGATTATGGGCACCGACTTCACGCTGTGGCGGATCCTGATCTCGTTGCCGCTGCCGGTGCTCGCCGGCGCGCTCGGCCGCTTCGTCTATGTCCGGATCTATCCGCAGCCGGCCGCGAAGGACGACGAGAATTGA
- a CDS encoding metal ABC transporter ATP-binding protein, protein MAAVHFHNVTLGYDRHPAVHHLNGEVASGALVAVIGPNGAGKSTLLRGIVGILRPLDGSIHLGGLDSRDIAYLPQSAEIDRSFPISVFDFVGTGLWRDAGLFGGIGKAAREKILRAIASVGLNGFENRPIGTLSGGQMQRILFARVLLQDARLIVLDEPFNAIDSKTTADLLALVKHWHGEGRTVLAALHDMEMVRNHFTETLVLARGPVAWGPTAEVLTPENLLVAMRMCEAFDDSATACAEDGHSRAA, encoded by the coding sequence ATGGCGGCCGTGCACTTCCATAATGTCACGCTCGGCTACGACCGGCATCCGGCCGTGCATCATCTCAACGGCGAGGTCGCCTCCGGTGCGCTGGTCGCCGTGATCGGCCCGAACGGCGCCGGCAAGTCGACGCTGTTGCGCGGCATCGTCGGCATCCTCCGGCCGCTCGACGGCAGCATCCATCTCGGCGGGCTCGATAGCCGCGATATCGCCTATCTGCCGCAGAGCGCGGAGATCGACCGCAGCTTCCCGATCTCGGTGTTCGACTTCGTCGGCACCGGGCTGTGGCGCGACGCGGGCCTGTTCGGGGGCATCGGCAAGGCTGCGCGGGAGAAGATCCTGCGCGCGATCGCTTCCGTCGGCCTCAACGGCTTCGAGAACCGCCCCATCGGAACGCTCTCGGGCGGGCAGATGCAGCGCATCTTGTTCGCGCGCGTGCTGCTCCAGGACGCGCGCCTGATCGTGCTCGACGAGCCCTTCAACGCCATCGACAGCAAAACCACGGCCGATCTGCTCGCGCTGGTGAAGCACTGGCACGGCGAAGGCCGCACCGTGCTCGCCGCGCTGCACGACATGGAAATGGTGCGCAACCATTTCACCGAAACACTGGTGCTGGCGCGCGGCCCCGTGGCCTGGGGACCGACGGCGGAGGTGCTGACGCCGGAAAACCTGCTGGTCGCGATGCGGATGTGCGAGGCTTTTGACGATAGTGCCACGGCTTGCGCCGAGGACGGACACTCGCGGGCGGCGTGA
- a CDS encoding metal ABC transporter permease yields the protein MIYDALIGPFTEFEFMRRALAAVIALSLAGAPIGVFLMLRRMSLVGDAMAHAILPGAAVGFLLSGLNLFAMTAGGLVAGFAVAILAGVVARSTGLKEDASLATFYLASLALGVTIVSIKGTNIDLLHVLFGNILAMDDQTLLVVAFNATVTLLVLAVIYRPLVIESVDPLFLRTVSRAGGPAHLAFLALVVINLVNGFQALGTLLAVGLMILPAGIARFWSRDLTVMICIAVVAAAVAGYLGLVLSFQTRVPSGPAIILVATVLYIVSVLFGRVGGIVRQMFPGRHLEA from the coding sequence ATGATCTATGACGCGCTGATCGGCCCGTTCACCGAATTCGAGTTCATGCGGCGCGCGCTTGCCGCCGTGATCGCGCTGTCGCTGGCGGGCGCACCGATCGGCGTGTTCCTGATGCTGCGGCGGATGAGCCTCGTCGGCGATGCCATGGCGCATGCGATCCTGCCTGGAGCGGCGGTCGGCTTCCTGCTCTCCGGCCTAAATTTGTTCGCGATGACGGCCGGCGGCCTGGTTGCAGGCTTTGCCGTCGCGATCCTCGCCGGCGTGGTCGCACGCTCGACCGGGCTCAAGGAGGACGCTTCGCTTGCGACCTTCTATCTGGCGTCGCTGGCGCTGGGTGTGACCATCGTCTCGATCAAGGGCACCAATATCGACCTCCTGCACGTGCTGTTCGGCAACATCCTCGCGATGGACGACCAGACGCTGCTGGTGGTGGCCTTCAACGCCACGGTGACGCTGCTGGTGCTCGCGGTGATCTATCGCCCGCTGGTGATCGAGAGCGTCGATCCACTATTCCTGCGCACCGTCAGCCGTGCCGGCGGCCCCGCGCATCTCGCCTTCCTCGCGCTCGTCGTGATCAATCTCGTCAATGGCTTTCAGGCGCTCGGCACCTTGCTGGCGGTGGGCTTGATGATCCTGCCGGCCGGCATTGCCCGGTTCTGGTCGCGCGATCTCACGGTCATGATCTGCATCGCCGTCGTCGCTGCCGCCGTCGCGGGCTATTTGGGCCTTGTGCTGTCGTTCCAGACCCGCGTGCCGTCGGGCCCTGCGATCATTCTGGTGGCGACGGTGCTTTACATCGTCTCGGTGCTGTTCGGCCGCGTCGGCGGCATCGTCCGGCAAATGTTTCCCGGTCGGCATCTGGAAGCGTGA